GAGACTGAAGTACCTCGATGTGCAGAGAATTAAACCCACACAAGCGTTTCCTCTGCTCCAGTCAGCACTGGAACCAATTTTTCAATCCCTATTTGGGAGGCACAGCACGCATCCACCCTTAGGTAGCAGGAAGACGCTCAAGAATTTGTCTTTCTGAGAAACCTTTTATTTGGCACGATCAATGGTAGCGTTTTTCAGAGAGAACCcattccttcctccccccacTGGGGAGAAAAGCCTCGAGGAGAGAGAGGCTTCTGCCGTGCTCGCGCCGCACAAAGCCCTGCTCcaaggcaggtcctgctgcaaCACAGGGAAATTTAGATTTTCCCAAGAACATGTGGGTGTGGAAAGTCCAGCCTTTGCATTTACAGCAGATCACTGCAAACTTTTTGTTAGTAACAACTTTCATGGGAAAGGCCTCAGAAAACAGCTGGATCAAAGGCTGAGAAGCCCCAatttccagggctgggaaggtggGGCTGCTGCAAGGgccacaagcagcagctgcacctcAGAGGTCCAAGCACTGTTCCTATGCTGGAGATTTGCCAAGACTCGAACAGAAGCGGGGTCAGGAGCTGAACTGTATCCCTGCGCTATGGGGACAGATCATTTCCCAACACATGACTGCTTTAGCGAAGAACCAGACTGTTAAGGCCTTACAGAAGTCCTGGCAAAGAGTATATAGGTATTTAGTaacaacaaatacaaaaaatccagcagcacctggggcaaGATATTCCACTGTCATGCCCTTTAAACAAAGCCATCCTATCATCATTACTCTGCCCCCTCAGGAGCACGAGGcacagtgaggagcagggagtttTTCCCTGCGttctgcccagctgggctgtcccagcagctcaACTCTCCATCTGGCTCACTGCTCCATCCCGGCCCTCCGGAGACTTTTCTGGCTGAGGGGTGGACAAGTGTTCCAGCTCGTAGTGTCCGTTCCTCGTGGCTGCCTGGTCCTTTTCCCCCGCCAGCTTTTTGCTCCTCTTGCCCTCGATGATCTGCTGGAGCTGCCGCCCGGCGTAGTCGGGCTTGGCCGTGAGCTCGGTGGTGGGCACAGTGAGCCCCAGGATCTCAGGGACCATGTAGGGCCGCAGCCAGCCCACCAGCGGGGTGCTGCCCGGGGTGTAGTGGGTCTGCTTGTGGTAGAAGAGCAGCCCATCGACCTGTGGGCAGGAGAGAGAATGAATgaaagggcagagctgaggctccTGCAGGTGAATGACCAGGCACCAGACaatggctctgctctctgtttgCAGGCCAAAACCACCAGCTGGATCATTTTTCCTCAAGCAGTGCAATAAATAGcggaagggaaaggagaaacctgcagagctgctgccctgaaaGATCAGTGACTCCCAGATGGCTTTAAATTGTCAAAGGCAAATGAGTCCAGCTTGGTGTCGGCACAGAGCAACGTCCTCTGGATGTTTTCATCCCATTCTGCAGAAAAGCCAGAGAGTCTCTGAATAAGGCAGCCCACTTTACTGGATTAGGgctattttaaataatacatttgGAAAGTAATTAGCCCGAGCGTGTGACGCCAAGGAGCCCCGATTCCTAACAGCTCTTTCAGCTGGCTTATGCCAAAAAAATTCTTAACGTTTCCCAGGAGAGAACTTCCCCTAGCAATCAGTGACAGTTAAGGGCACTCAGGACTTTAAAGGTTTAAGCCCCAACTCTTGTGCTACTATTTCCacactctgcagtgctgcagctggctgaCGTTTTCCCCACTTCCCCACCGTCTCAGGGATTCTCATCCCCCCTCTTCCCACACTTCCCAGGGGTGTGCTCTGCGAGGTTGGATGCTGCTGTCAGGCTGAGTAATGCTGGAGGTGGTGCTCCTCTTAGCTCAGATCCACAAGCTCTTAAAAGGCCATTTGGCTATGAGGAAGAGTGGCTGAGTGGGCAGAAAAGAGGAGAACAAGAGCCCACCTCAGGATGAACTGCTCCCAGGCCCCTCCCTGATCCTACAGACTCCAGAACAGAAACactggctgagcacagagcagcataTGTCCACTTCTGCTCCACAGATGCTAACCTCTGGCAGACAGGGTAAAGCTCCTGGCACTTTTCTGTCCATAATTTTCAGTCACTGTTAACATCTTGCAAAATAATCCCAGAAAAAGGGGGATTTCTGTGCTAGGAAAACATAAAACCAGAACAGTAAACATCATGATGAGCTTGTGCAACCCCTCTGGATATATAaagtgaaaagcttttccccCACCCTGCCTCCTGGCAAGAATCAGATTCTGCAGCACTCCAGTACATCCAGCCCATTCCTGTGGGTGCGTGGCACTTGATGAGCAACGGGGATTCTCCGGTACCCACAGGAATGTTTCGGtacagagcagagcctggaaggCCTTCCAGATCACTCCAAATACCTTCCCCAAGCTGGAGAATTCAAAGGAGTTCAGTCTGGTGGAGACAGGTCAGGTTCCCCATTCCCTGATTTCAGTGACTCCTGTATTCCTTCTCGTTTATTTAATTTGTTGGCCGGGTCCCTACCCCGAGTCACCACAGTGACAGTGGCCACATCAGAACCAGGACTGACGCTGTCCCTGAAGGCCTGAACCTGAGGAGAGACTGGCCAGGCAGGATTTAACATTCCACAGCCATGCCTTCCAGATTTTAGGTGCTTAACAGTCCTCCCATTCCTAAACATCGGGGTTTCTCAGAGGCTTTGGCTCCCCTGCCTTTGTGGAAAGCATGGTTTTACTCAGATCTGTGAGAGGGACAGTAGCTCTTAAGATCTACTCCAAAAAACACTTGAAATTCAGAGCCAGTCAACTGACCCAAAGTCTACTGAATTCCAGGGAGTAAGAGTCCACTGAATAGAGTGGATCAGGCCCTAGGTCTGAGGTTACAGATTAACTCTGAAGAAGACTCTGATCTGAAAGCACTGACCTCCTCTGTGGCCACCACACACACAGGATCCCTGTCAGCATCAAAAGATACTGGGTCCACACCTAAGACCACCTCTGTTACCCTCCACCCATAGTCAGGATGTATTTTGCCTCCTGCAAAGTTTACTCTGTTCTGTGCCAGTGGCAGAaggtgtttttggggatttttgggctccCTCTTGTGGCACGCCACACAGACCCACAGCTCCCTTCTTCCTGGAAAAAGCACCACAGTTCCTGTGGTGTTGGGGATGCTTTGAGCCAATGTACACCACGTTTTGCTTCTTGGGGTCACACCCTGATACAGtagagggtttgggggggcaaATCACAGCTGGATCACACAGCTGGAGCCTGttcagctccatctcctgctccagaGTTTCGCAATGGCCTCCTTTGTAGCCCAGAAGTTTGCTGCTCTGACTGCAGTGGGCAAAcgctgcagcctctcctcacgGGAGCAGATGCCTCAGAAGGGGATGAAGACTTTACTCAGGAAAGCCAGGAATGACTGTTTCTACAGAGGCACTTGGAGCATTTATTATTGAGCAAGCCAGCTGAAAGAAAGCTGGGAAGCCTCTTCAGTCCATGTTCAGAGCAGGGTCTGGCAAGACCAGCGAGGGGTTGGGACTTTCCAACTTGCTCTGATGACTGTTCTGGCTTTCacaagcagaaagcaaagtCATCCCTCACAGCCAAGTTAGTGCCCTTAACTGAAACCTACACCTATTTTAATGGCTAACTCAGGATGGGAGACCATGAGAGATGCTGTCACATCAACGTGGCTTTTGGCTTCGTGGGACAAGAAATCTCTGTGGAAGCTGTTCCTGACGTAGGGCTGAGACTGGGCACTCCCAGGAacagctgcagccactggagGAGGTTCTGGCTCACAGAtgttgtcactgtcactggGTCGGAATGCCACTGcctcctccatccccttcccttGCAGTGACAAGTCAGCCAGGGCAGGCaaaagcagccagagctgatTCCACAAGGGGCTGAGACTCACTGCTCACAACCACACGGAACTGAGCTGGGCGGCACGTGGCTTTGCCcatcctgcccttccctggaggTCAGAACAGCACaacagctgtggcaggggaagTTTAGAGTGGATATAGGAAATATCTTCCCCCAGGGGACggtcaggcactggaataggccccccagagcagcagccattAGCCCCAAGCttgccagagctcagggagccTTTGGACAACATTCTCAGGCCCAGGGTGGGATTCTTGgagctgtcctgtgcagggccagagctggaATTTGAGGCTACTAGCAGGTACCTTTCCACTCAATATTGTGTGATTCTTCTTTTAAAGCTGATGAAGCAAACACAGGTGTCCTGCTCTGTAAACAACACTGCTCAGTGATTTCTGTCACAGCCAACTGCCCCCAGCTCCAGTACACCTCAGGCACCCATCATGaacacccaaaccccccagaaaCATTGGGATCTTACCACcacccttctccttcctccccacaaAACAGCCAGCTGCCTTGTTGGAAGCACCAACACCAAGGAAACGCACACAACCCCACCTAGGGTAGTGGTCAGTACCAGTTTTGGCCCTAAAAAGGTCAGCTGTCCATCACACTGCTATTTGAACCTGAGTTatgctgctgtggaggcagctTGAGTGTCCTCTCATCCCAAGAGGTTTTTTCAGACACGGCCAACTGCAGCAAGGGCAGCACAAACCCAGGGAGTGCCATGGTTTAACTCTTGCTCGTTTGTATGGTTGAATGAGGTGTGTGACAAGGCAACAAACATGGGCATAGAGGCATCCATCTcacacacagcaaacagcaacTTGGCAAGCTTTCTGCAGCCTCAGGAGAGCAAATTCCCAAGGAGAAGGGATGCACCTctctcccagcactggcagagctgttgCTAAGGCTGGGGTCCAGGCCCCCACCTGAGTGTTCTCACCTCAAAGGGAAAGTCTGTagccagcagctcacacaggCTGTCCGAGGAGCAGGGGAAGTTCTGCAGGCCCACAAATTTGTACTGGAAGAGTAAGAGAGGGTTAAAAGAGGCAATTCTCTGGTCTACAGGAGAACAAGCTGCTGAATCCAGCACTGGTGTGCAGGCAGCTAAAAAGGAAGGATTGCTCTGGTGCAGGATGTGGCATAGGAGGGAAAGGGTGAGGAACAGCTCCCACATACTCCTGATACCTTTTTTCCCAAGCACCTAAGACTGCAGGAAGGACTTTTCAGGAGACCTGACCCAGAGATGCTCTTCTAaccaaaatagaaaattatgaCCTCCAGGCAGGATGCAAAGCAGACAGGCgtctgctccaggctgctgcctcAGCCAAGGCAATCTTTCCACCCaggaaatgaaagctgaaaCGATTCCCCCCTCCATTAGGTAGTTATCCTCTGGATATTCCTGTTGGGAGTCAGGACAGGATGTTCTCTGAACACAGACACCCTCACTGCAGTCAGCTCCATTTATCACCGAGATGCTCAGCTCACAGAAGCTGCTCTGCTTGGCCATGTCTGAGCAGACAAATCTCTCATGTCTGTACCCAAAATTCATGTTCCAAGCTGCTGTGGACTCTAGGTCTGACCCTCATGTGTAAGCCTTCAAAGGAAGACTTTTTATTCTGGCTCAGCAGGGACTCTGGGTGGCAAGCCAGCATTCATCCCGACAACTTCAATGATCAGTTTAAACAGAGGGAAGGCTTAAAGCTTTACAAACCCACAAGACTGCCAGAATAAACCCCATTGTAGTCAGGCTGCCAACCAACACTGCTCCTGAAGAAACCACACTGGCTTTCCACTCCATTACAAGGGAAAGCTAAAAACAGCATGGAAGTTAGCTGATACCCTGCAGTGTGATCTCCCTCAGCACTTtggatggggggaaaaaaccccactaaactCATTTACAATATGCAGTGGTTCTATTTACATCCTGACCACGGCATCCCATTTCATCAGATCTACACTTTGAAGCCTGATCtgtgaggggaaaggaaaaaaagaaaaaaagcttccaCTTGTGAAAGAAACTGCTGAAGCCTGCTGAACAGGAGAGCTTacccctcccagcctcctcctcagTACAAAAGGACTTACTGGATTaatcctgcttttctctcccagcccttcctcctctTGGATTTTTGAGGAGAGCCAGAAGAATCTGAAGTCAGTCTGTGAAAGGAGGCAGAGTTAGTGACCATTCACCACACATCAcctggcagcacctgctgaGCACATTTGTTCCTCTGCCTTCACCTGGGAGATTTACAAACTCGACTTCATCGGCAGAaacagcaccccaaaccctgttGCTCCCCCCCAAACACTTATCCAGCAGCCCTAAAACTGTAGAGATGCTGGTGCTTAGGAgaaatttctgccttttgcagAGTGAGCTTCACACAGTGCTGGAGCAAAGCAGctcagggaacagcagggagggcagggtcAGTACCTGGCAGTCATAAACAGGGTGTCCTCTCCAGCACATCACGTCCAGGATGTAGTAGGTCTGCTTGGCCTCGTTGTAGATGCAGTCCAGGATGCTGTACACTGCACAAACAAACACAGCGAGGTGGGgacctgctcctggcactgcccaagcCAGCTGGCAAATACCAGATCCCAGCTGACATTAATCCTGCCCTGATATGGCACTGTGGCATGCAGAGGGATCCCCTCCTGCTAACACAAACTGCAGCCCCAAAAAGCCTTGAGCTTGAGGAGTCCCACAAGGCTGCAAAGGGACCAGTCAGAGCCACAACAAGCAAGGGCATGTTTAAGAAAATGGCATTTGCCAGACAATAAGCCTCTctttttggggcaaaaaaaagaattccaagACATATTAAGGAAGATGACACCATACAAAGGTGTCTGTTAGAGGACAGAGAGGATGTCAGGGTTTGAGAGTGTCAGTCAAACGGGAAGTTTATTAAAAGATGTGGCAGGACATGaggcaatggttttaaactggaAAAGGGCAATTtcagattagatgttaggaagaaattctttcctgtgaaggTGCTGagtccctggcacagattgcccagagcaggtgtggctgccccatccctggaagtgtccaaggccaggttggacaggatTTGGAGCAGCCTGTTTTAGAGGAAGGTTCCCTGTCCTTGGCAGGGcagtggaacaagatgagctttaagttctcttccaacccaaaccattcagggATTCTATGTGCTTATTTAGCATAAAGGCATCTGATCCTGCTCCCATCTAGTTATCTCCAGAGACACAGAAACTGGCCTGAAGCTGACCACCCTCAGCACAAAAcaggggcacagctgtgggcctcaggggagctggaggagcagcactgggccTGTGAGCACACACAAACCCCCAGGCAGTtcccctctctccatcccagaCCCTCCTCACACCTGTACCTTTGTCACTGGTCGAGTTGTGCCGGTTTCCCCCcggcagcagggatgggaaccTGCTGACACAGAAGCCACTCTTGGTGTAAGCTGCTGTTGTGccctgtgaggaaaaaaaggagagaaaaagcccAGTCAAGCCAGTTGTATGTTGGCTGTGAATGGGCAGACATCCTTCAGCAGCTGGTGGAAGCCCACTTACCCTGGAGGCCACGACAAGAGCCCTTTTCCCGACGGGACACACCACCACAACCCACTCCTGCTCCAGATCTGAGGGGACATCCACCAGCCACTCCGACAGCATCAGCTACAGGGAGCCCAGGGAGAAGAACCAGTCAGAAACAGCTCTCCTCAAGTTATGGACAACAAAGAGCTCAAGGGTAAAGCAAGGAGGTTTTGACTTTGCTTTGACACTGGGTGTTTTAAGGGCAGCTGGCACTGCTTGTCACCCCCAAAAGGGCTCCTTCCCTCACCTCTAATGAAGTCCAACCTGCCTAACATTCTTCCCTAAGTCTTCCTCTTGCTTCCCAGCTGCTGACTGAGCTTCAGaccacagcacagggctcaCATTTGGCACCCCACACCTTGGTCCCCACTCcagcactttatttttaaaaacacagcagggcTTAGAGATTCCAAAATGTCAGGAGTAAAGAGCCTGGACAAGCTGACCCCTGCAGAGGTTGCCTAAGTAGCTGTGTGTTATCTAGGACCAATATAGCACCCAGGCTGATAAAACCCAGCTGAGTTtgcccttttctcctttccaaacACAGGGAAACAGAAATCTTTAGCTGAATACTGCCTAACAGGGTACTCATGCTGCTGGCTGAACTGAAATCTCTTGAAGTGGGGGACACAGTGATGCAGAATTAATGGCTGGAATCACTGACCTTcgaggtcttttccaacctaagtgaCTCGAAAGCATATCCCATCTCCACGTATTTTGGAGGTGAACTAAGCACAATTTCTTTGCGAGCACCAAGCCGAGCAGGACACACTCCTCTGAGCCCCCAAATGGCCATCACGGGGGCCTCAAAGCACCCCAtatccctgccccacagccacacCTCGCCACGGGGACACAGATAGCCACAACTGTGACCTCAAACCACCCCAcacccctgccccacagccacacctcgccacagggacacagctgcctcCTCACCTGATTGGCGTAGCGCTTGGGCAGCTTTTTACCAGCATCCACGTCCATCGCCTCTTCCTCCGCATCTTCCCCTTCCTTGTCCTCGTCCTCGCTCTCCACCCCTGCCCAGTCGTCCTCCGCCAGCCTCCTGGCATGGTTCACGTAGTCCAGCCGCCTCCTGGGGTCGAGCAAACAACCGGCCGGGGTGTGAGGTCCCGCACGG
This sequence is a window from Camarhynchus parvulus chromosome 10, STF_HiC, whole genome shotgun sequence. Protein-coding genes within it:
- the SNUPN gene encoding snurportin-1, giving the protein MEELSAALAAGVGLAGPCSTAAPHPRLAAYKPRGGPGQAERRQRLLRIQRERRLDYVNHARRLAEDDWAGVESEDEDKEGEDAEEEAMDVDAGKKLPKRYANQLMLSEWLVDVPSDLEQEWVVVVCPVGKRALVVASRGTTAAYTKSGFCVSRFPSLLPGGNRHNSTSDKVYSILDCIYNEAKQTYYILDVMCWRGHPVYDCQTDFRFFWLSSKIQEEEGLGEKSRINPYKFVGLQNFPCSSDSLCELLATDFPFEVDGLLFYHKQTHYTPGSTPLVGWLRPYMVPEILGLTVPTTELTAKPDYAGRQLQQIIEGKRSKKLAGEKDQAATRNGHYELEHLSTPQPEKSPEGRDGAVSQMES